AATAGGCAGCCGAATGTACATGTGGCCCAGACTCTTGCTTGGTGCCACGTCCTCCCTCCTGCCTGTAATTGGAAGCCCTTGTAAACCCTCCCTTGCAGCGAGAGCTGAAAACTCCCGATCTGCCTTTGTTCCATGACAAAGGAGAGATTATCACGTGCCCCACTGGACTGTGCATTTCCTGGCTGGAAAAATCGGTGGTGAATGATGCCACTCAGATGCTGGGACACTGGGGGAACCTTGGTTGTTGGCCACAGCATTGAGCTAGTGACCAGGCACTGAGCCTGCTGCTGGTGAAATTTAACACCCATCtttctgtgtctttgtgtgtgtgtgtgtgtgtgtgtgtgaagtcaTTCTGACTTAATGGTGTTTTGAGTGAAGTCATTCTGTCTTAAAAGcaaggattcatttttttttttccaatttaaaataaatactgtgaCGATTTAGAGATGGGTTAAAATTTCAAGAATTCAAAGGTATAGATAAGATACCAAATGTCCTCTTAAGTTAAAGACTAAGATACTCAAATAAGATAACCAGAGTCCCCCTCAAGAAATGGgtttatgggggctggggatgtggctcaactggtagcgcgctcgcctggagtgcgtgcggcccgggttcgatccccagcaccacataccaacaaggatgttgtgtccgccgagaactaaaaaaaataaatattaaaaaaaaaaaaagaaatgggtttATGAAAATTACCTACAGATTAGGATGGATAGTGACCCAATTAATTTTAGTACCATAAATctcaattataatattttaaaggccaatttttaaaagcaactttAAAATGTCCCTCACAACTTTAAAATGTTCCCCTTTCTAGGGAAATAGAGGAAACATTTTTGTAATGCCAGGAAAACCATACAATTTCGGAAACTGGATTAGCTAATttggtcttttatttctttgtacaGAATTGAAAATGGTGACACTTTTGGCTTTGACAATAAAAGTTCTAATAGTTATTAAAGAACTTTTGTTGTTCTTTCTGCTGTATATTCTCTAGGCAtctattttagttcattttgaaACTAAAGAGAATAATCTTGGTGGAACTGAGCAAGAATTCAGAATGTAATGGTGCGGGTAAGAGAACAGTGGtaggaggtgtagctcagtggtagagcacaggtTTAGCATGCCATGTGAGGCTGTGTGCTCCATttccagcaccattaaaaaaaaaaaaaatcacctaccTTAGTTGTATGTTGGAGTATATGTGGAGGTAGTTGTAACAACTGTGGAAACTTATCAGtgtaactttttatatattttagatttattcaAACCAAACAGCTGTTGTGACACTTTCAAGTAACTCCTCACAGAGTACCTCTGCTGCTCCCAATTCAACTAATGCTACACCCAGCACAGGTGGCAGTGCCCTGCAGTCAACAGCCAGTCTTCTTGTGATCTCGCTCTCTCTTCTACATCTCTACTGTTAGAGACTCAGGCCAAGAAACGTCTCTACTTCCCCATCTTCTAAACCCAATCAGAATGGCGACTAGAAGTCCAGTGTGTCAAGGAAGAAGCTGGTCTGCATCAAATCTACCAATTCCACACCTGATTTTATTGGCACAGAAAATGTTGAGAATTCCAAATTGATTGGTTTGAAGGACATGTGAAGGGTTTCACACGTGATAAATGCCAATATTAAATCTGCTGGAGTTTCATGTGCAAGATAAAAAGAGATAACATCCAAAATTGAGACACAATTTCCTTGAATGAGGCAAAAGAAATATGGACATTTAAAACTCTATCTTGAAAACAAGAATAGATTTTGTCTAGAGATAAAGGATGGAATGTGGAATGgagatttcagtttttatttggtttatgagAAATCTATAAGGCCATAAAACAGTTAGGTAATATAAAAAGCTtccatgattctatttatatgtacACTAGAGGGAACTTCCAGGTGTTACTGTAAATCCTCAATGTATTGTTTCAGCAGTACTAATTTAATGCTGATATATTCTAGAAAAAGTTTCACATTGTTAAGCTATTTCTGTTCCTTTGGGAACTGAACTCTTTCCTCTGTGGTTTTTGGATTTGACATTATATTTGAACTTTTATGTAGCAATTGACATGTGCCAGGGCAATGATAGATTGGAATTCACCCCAAATCCAGGCATCATGAGTAAGTCTTGCTTATCCTCTCAAAGTCAAATGGTAGGCATCTCCCATCTCCTGTTTTCATTCAACAAGAGTGCCAGATTCCTTTAGCTAAACTGATTCCAAAGAGTAGAATTGCATTGACCTCAACTAATTTCAAAATGCTGCTTTTTATTTCTACATCTGTTGAATACTTTTCATAATTGAAAATGGTCTGCTTTGAAGGTAAAATGGCAAATCTTGAAATTAGAAAGGCAACTATGTGAAGAAGCCAAATTTATAAATCAGCGTTTGGGAAGTGAAGACTGGAAGCTAGCTTGCATATTAAATTCACAAaaacttttatactttttctgtaaatacttttttttttaactatggaTCAGAATAGCCACATTTTGGAACACTTTCTGTTATCAGTCAATATTTTTAGGTAGTTAGAACCTGATCCTAAGCTTAAAAGCAGTCTTGATCTTTTAAATCTTTTACAACTGCCTTGAAACACAGAAACCTTTTGAAAAATACACACTCCCTAAAATGTTTTGTTCGCATGGTCACACACTGATGCTTACATGTTCCAGTATCTAATATGGCCACCATAGTCTTGACAACCCAAatcattttttctcatctttagaaACCTACACGGAACAACCAGATCAAACAGATCTAAAGCTACTGTGTGTGTGAATGAACACGCCCCTTTGCTTCATACCTGAATGCTGTACATCTATTTGGATTGTATattgtgtttgtgtatttatgCTTTGATTCATAGTAACTTCTCATGTTATGGAATTGATTTGCATTGAACAcaaactgtaaataaaaataaataaatggctgaaAGAGcaatcttttgaattttattttatttttctggtacaaGGAATACTTTTGAGCAGTCATGGTTGTATGAGTCTGTTATTTTCAACTCTTAGGGATTTACTTCAGTATTTTTCCAATTAAGTAGAATACCGCAGTTTGTCTATTTCTGCATTGCCAACTAGCAATGGATTTGGGCCAGAGAATTCCATCCAAATGTCAACATCTTCTTTTCCCCTTCCACCACTGggccctttcctcttctctactgTTCTCCTTCTGTCTCTAAAGTCAACATCTTTAAGGCAGCACTCCTTACCCTGGTATCCGATGGCAGCCACATGGCAGGGTACTGATGATTGAATGCTGAACTTGCCAGACGAAGACATAGAATCTACATGACGAATGGTATATGCCAAGTAGTGCTCTGAGGAAAACCCCAAGGTGTCAGGAGCCAGGGCCATTGGTGAGAAATGGTGAGTATTCTTGGACATTAGAACTGACCTCTGACTGACAAGATAGTATAGAGGATTTGAGGGGGATTATTGGTGCAGGTCTGAGCCACTTTTTCCATATCTTCCTGGAAGTCCACAAACCACTTTGGTTTTCTAAATTGTTACTCCCATCTGCTCCGTTCACACCCTTGAATTCTTTTGACACATCAAGTGCATTTATGGAGTCCCAGCATCTTTATTGTGGTTCAGGGACCATCAAAAAAAGACATACTGGGACTCTGAGGAATAAGTGGAAGCTACAGTCCTCAGATGGAATGTCTTCAAACAAATCTCAGTTCTGAAAAAAGGGTTTTCAACTGATGATATTAGGCCCAACTAGATGACCTGGGACAGCTTTCTTATACAAATCATTATTTACAAAATTCTTGATGGCAGCATGAAGTACTAGATCAGTGTTTGGCTGAATAACTGGGGACTTACCTAATTCAACATGTAAACTGACCATCccagtccactttttttttttttttttcagtttggcaCCTGTGCACATCTTTGAACCATACTTGATTCTCAAATAAAGATGAGATCATACTTGTGCCTGTCATGATGGAAATTATCCTGCATACAATTTAAAACACCTTCCCCAGAAGAGGATGCGATCTTTGGGTTGTGTTGACTTCTCAGTATGCTAGAACTAACTTGCAATGGAAACTAACCATTGTTAAGCCATTATTAATATCTTAGGTGATATGATAaataagagggaagaaagaaaacataaatgccTTCTTCCAGGGTCAATCTCATGTTTCTTTGCTGTCAGTAAGCATCTCAGTTGGTCATGGTTCTTAGCCTTGGAGGGATGACAAacttttgctgaatttttttgtAGATATCCACTGAATTTAATCACAGGACATGGTAGTACTAAGAGAGATGCCCTAAGAGATCTGTATTTTGAACACATTCTTCCTTAGCCTCCTTTGTGTAGTAGTGAACCAATTGTTCCTTGGTAATTAGGATCAATTCATGAATACAGAAACTCCCTTTGTCCTTGGATGCAGAGGCTTGAGGAACCCTAAGTGGCTGGGTGGCAGTCTCAGTTTCTAGTTCAAATGGGAGCGTCATTGCTTCTCCTGGTGAACGCATTCTTCCCTGGGAACCAAGTCCTCTGGACCAGCAGAGCATATTGAATAGGAAGTAAAAATGCTGCTGGTGAATCTCTATGAGCAAGAGTGACTCACCCACTTCCATTTTCACCCCTGGATTCCTAGCCCTGTGAGACTCAACCATGGGAGAAATGGCACCATATTTAGAGCATATATTGTCTTCTGGAGGACATTGTCCTAATTGTGCAAGGTATTGACCCTACCTAATGCTGTAACTTGGACTTTCAAAAGGTCCTTCTGGctcaggattgtggctcagtggtagagcacttgcctagcatgtgcaaggcctggagTTCAAGATCTagcaaaaacaaataagcaaaaccGTCAACAAAAGGTCCTTAGAAAGGCTAGCTGCTTATCTCATGTCAAGTGAACTCCtttgtcagaaaaaaatgatgtgtgGGTTACCATGATGGTATAGATAAAGGATGGGTGAGAGTTTTGTCAGAAGCCTTGTATGTAGGGAAAGCAAATTCATGTCCAGAATATCTACTCAAGTAAGAACAATTAGAACCCCTCCTTAATGGAAGTGACTCAACCTTCCACAGGGTAACTGATCACCAGCTGATCACTCTTGGGGATAGTGCCTTTTAGGGGACTATTATTAGTCCCTGCTACCCTAGATTGGGCACTCAGCAGTGTATGCCACCAGGTTGGCCAGGGTGAATATAAATCCATGTTGCTGGCTCCCTGCCACCATGTCCACTTTGTTCAGAGACTATTAGTCAATGAGAGGGATGGCTGGAGAAAAGAGTTAACCGGACTCCACAAAATAGGTTGTTCTATCTACTTGATTACTAAAATCCTTCTTTACTGAGGTTACCCTTTGGTGAGCATTTATATGAGGTACAAATATTACATTTATGTTTATACACATCCCTCTATCCATATATCTTTCTTTGTCACCGATTTTCAAATGTGTCTCTTCTAAGTCCATACAGCTAAATCATTGGCCACAGCCCATGAATCAGTGTAGACTCTTACTTCTAGCCATTTCTCCTTCCAGACCAAAATGAACAACCAGGCtggatacagtggcacatgcctgtaatcccagcggctcaggaggctgaggcaggaggatcgtgaatttaaagctagcctcagcaaaagcaaggcgctaagcaactcattgagaccctgtctctaaataaaataaaaaatacggctggggagagttggctcaggggtagagcacttgtcttgtacacatgaggcactggattcaatcctcagcaccacataaaaataaataaataaaataaagattttgtgtccggtacaattaaaaaaaaagaaaaaaaatagggccagagttgtggctcagtggtagagcacttgcctagcatgtgtaaggcactgggtttgatccccggcaccacataaaaataaaaacaaataaaataaaggtattgtgtccatctacaactgaaaaaatattgaaaaaaaaaaaggagtggccCTGGGCATTTGAGCTACTTTTCCATGTAACTGACTTGTGTCTCTATGGCTTGTGTACTATTTTCATGTGACAATGGAATGCTGCTGTACACATCCAACCCAATGTGTCTGGTGGGTTACATAACACCCAGCTCATGATGGACAGCTCAGATTGTGTGGTGGCCCATGGTTAGGATTCAGGCTTTACTAAAGTTCGGTAATGAGCCAAACCCTTTTAATCCAAAACAGTCGTTATCTGCACAGGCTAGCAgggctttcctttgaaatctagAAACTGACCATCACATTAACCCCTGATCCAACATAAACTTTAGAGAATATTGACATGtttgtaatcttttaaaaataatgatcagtacacatggaggaaaaaacaattatttttttaacttttttttttttttttgcactggggattgaacccagggatactttaccactgaattacatccccagcccttttaatttattttgagacagggttgctaagttttttagggccttgctaagttgctaaggctggtcttgaacttgtgatcctcctgctctgttccccaagtagctgggattacagggatgcaccatggtgcccagctcaacttttctttgaaaatgacttttgggctggggatgtggctcaagcggtagcgcgcttgcctggcatgcgtgcggcccgggttggatcctcagcaccacataccaaccaagatgttgtgtccgccgagaactaaaaaataaatattaaaaattctctctctctctctctctctctctctctctctctcctctctcactctctcttaaaaaaaaaaaaaagaaaatgactttcaaCTAATCTGGGCTGTTtcatttatcagaaaaaaaattccatttcagGGTTAAACTTAGAATATTTACACTTACATATTAGTCATGTAATTTATGACTGAATTGAGTAATAAATAGCCATCGTATGAGTGTCTCTTCTACTGTGTTTACACTTAGGAAATAAAAGCACCAGTGTAGAGATGAGAAGTTAGTTGAAGCACCAGGCCATAAAGTTAAGATGAGAAAAATCTATTTAGAACTAAACATTCTAAACACACACATCCAATGCCACCACTGTCCTTAAAATAGAACTCAAATATTTAGGTAGCTGAAAAgtatgtgtttttcatttttcagagacCTCATTTGGGGTTTTGTCTTGGCTATTTTTGGATTCCTTACTCAGGataaagagagttttttttttttttttttccttctttttccgaATTGGGTATAAGGATGCTCTTTGGAACACCAAAATCACCATCAGGGGTTGCTTCTTGGTTTCTCTTCAAATTCTGAAAtcaatgctttttaaagaaaCGTTAGAAAGTCTCGGTATTTATGATTGTGCCAAGAAATCTCTCTGTGAGCCTGAGGGGTCTGAAGTGGTTTAACTGACAGGCCTCTTAGCCACTGGCTGGCAGGAGGGTTGGTGGAAATTCAACACATCCAGAATGGAACTCATTACCTTCCTTCCTCAGAACTGCTGCTTCAGTAGTCAGAGCACCACCTGCCAAGGCTCCCTCATTAGGAGCCTGTGAGCTGCCGTCTGCCTCTTCCCATCCCCAATCAGCTGCAAAGTCCTGTCACTTGTAAGTCAGGTGTCTGGGCCTTCTACTATCTACTCCATCCCCATTACTGTCTTCCTCCAGCTTGCATCATCTAGCGAAATTGCACTTCTTCCCCATcgctcctcctttctctttcttatctTCTAAAATGTAGATCTGCTCATTTTGCTCTTCAGTTTAAAATTTTGGCTGGCTCCCCTTTACCTACAAGAGGTAAAAATAGAAATTCCATTCGTGGTGCATAAGGCCTTTTATAATCTGGCCACAATCCAAATTCTTAGCCCCATCTTCAGCCTCATGGGATTACTGGTCATCTTTtgaaccaacatttttttttttcatacctctgtGACTTAACTCATCTACCTATCCATTCAATTAACAGTTAAAGGTGTGAATGGTAGAGACAGGCTGCCTCAGTTGGACTCCCAGCCCAGATGCTATTAGCTAAAAGATCTTAGACACTGACAAAAGTTCTCTGTGGCCTTGGAGACTTATAATGGGCTTGATAGTAACGAGCCTTGTCTCATTAGAAATTAAGTGAGTTAGTACACAGTCTTGGAACAGTGTCTGGAACATTGCAAGTGCTTGATAACCACTGGCCAACCTTGTCTTTTATTAAGGTATAAAAATTGCATTGACATGTCTGTGAGCTTCTGAAAGGCAAGAACTGAGTCCTAATCATTTCTAGGTCTCCTGTTCGTGACAAAGTAAGTACTCAATGTTGAGTAAGTAGACAACAGTAGTACTTTAGTCCTGGGGAAGCTGAGAGAAAGGGAAGGCAGAACTTTGCTACTAAATTAGGACCTGGAGGGAAGTAAGAGGGGGTGGGTGGGACTATTTCTAAATAGGCTGGCCTCTCAGGGCCACTCAGTTCTCTCATTAGATAGGCAGCCTCCTTATCTATCTATAGCAGTAGAGCTCAACTCTGACTGCATATTAGAATCACTtgggaagctttttaaaattagtgatgTCTGCCACTTCCACTTGCCTaggagattctgatttaattggtctgggtGGAGTGCAGTCATCAGaagtttttaaaagctccccagaTTATTCTAAAGTACAGCCAAGTTGAGAACAGGTCAGAGAATGGATACATGCCCCTTTGCTCTCTCAGACCAAGTAGCTGGCAGGGCCCAGTTGACAGAGGCATGAGTTTGACCCCTGATTTCAAATCCTGTGCCTCGCAGAGGCACTCACAGCAGGGCCATGCATGGAGGTAGGTAAGCTCAGTTTCCTCGAGCTCATTGTTTGGATTTTTACCCAACCCCAAAGAGGCGTTGAACAAGTGTCTCTGTCTGTATTCTTGTTGGAGAGCAAGCACTTCCCCTCTGAGTCATTTTGCAGGCTGTACTCCCTTAAGGTGGTGAATAACCCTCAAGTTGTACAGTTAAAACATTCCGTTTTACCTGAAAGATGAGTAGGATGGTACCACAGATTGGAGAATGTGATAACTACTGCagtgggtttgggtttttttttttttttttttttttttttgtgctagagattaaacccaggacctttgtgcatgctaggcaaatgctctaccattgagccacacccagccccatGGTGGGTTGGTTTGAATGGATACATGGATTTTTGCTAGAGTCATTCTTGTCCAATGCCTGAGACTTCATGATTCTTGGGGATGAGATACGagtctaaacataaaattcatttatgttgcaTATATACCTTACACACAGCACTTCTGAGCTTCTAGAGGATTGTGCTTTGGGgatattttttcagtttcaaaAGGCTGAGATTCcatcccacttaaaaaaaattccattgattcagaatgttattattattattttttctttagacttTTGTGAGCTTGCTCTTCCACCCGTGGAAATTGGGCTCAGTGCTCCCAAGCTGGAGCCCACAAAAATTAACGTGAAGGCACTAATATATTCTAGGAGATATTAGGTGTTcatcacattcattcattctgttacTTCCTTGTCATTTTTGCACcctactgtattttttttaatatttattttttagttgtagttggacacaatgtctttattttatttttatgtggtgctgaggatcgaacccagagcacatgctaggcaagtgctctaccactgagccacaaccccagtccccacccTACTGTATTTTATGAGCACTTGGAAGAGGTTTCTTTTAATGATAGATTAGTGCCATTGACTGTCTAATTGGTAGTTGCTGTCTGTCTTAAATGTGATGGTGACAACTTTAAACTGTTTGGTTGGGCTTATGAAAGACCACTAGTGGCTCAACCTTTGTTGAGACATGAATGTGAATGCAATCAGGAAACAGGCTTTCCCTGTGTAGTCTAATTATTACTACTGTTATCAGCAAGTATTCAGTTTTGTATCTACTTATTAcataccaagtattttttttaatatccaaaatGGGAGCAGAAGTGCTGAAGatcttggattttaaaaaaaaatttttggaatttaaaaaaattagataagtAGCCTCCTTAATCTATCTGACTGCATATTAGAATCACTTGGGAAGCTCTTTAAAATTAGTGATGTCTGCCATTTCTACCTATATCTTGGGGATGAGATACAagtctaaacataaaattcatttatgttgcaTATAtaacacaggctgaaggtaattttatacaatatttttcgcatgcctgcattttgactgcaaCCTGTCAtgtgaggtcagctgtggaattttccacttgtggcataaTGTTGTCACTCAAAAAGTTTTGGGTTTTGAATTCTTTTGGATTTGAAATTTTGGGTTAGGGATTCTTAACctgcattttcttatttgttcaatttttttattaaaaaaagaattttgcgTCAACTTGGGCATTATATTATACAACAGGTTACAAATAGATGAGGAATTTGAGGTAGAGGACAAACAAGAGTAAAAAAATCCCATGAATTCATGGTGTTGGCTTCAAGGATGTTTGGCATGGAGTCCTGAATAGCTTCTCTGGCCAATGGCAGAAAGGGGCCATGATTAGAAATGGTAAAAATTGAAGTTAAATGGTGCATTTAAACACAGGATTAAACCAGACGCCTGAGGAAAGACACTCATATAGGTCCCAATGAAAGGGGCTTCCAGTTAAATAGGGTCAATGTTGTGGCTCTATCCCTGCAGCAAGTGCAACAGCAAGTTTCTGATGTTCATTTCTTATAATATGCATCAAAACAAGTGACACAGCAAATAATAATTTAGCAGAAGTAATTTTGCCAGCTGCTAAAATAGCACTGCTAACCACATATGCATCTCTAAACTTGAAAATTTATAAGAACCCTGAATATTTAGAGGAATAACAATATCCTCCATAAATATTCTTTCTCGAAACAACTTTTTGATCTGGATTGAGCAGAAAGTAATAGTGGCAAACAGCATATACCAGTCACCACTCTAAAAACTTCTACGTATATTCACTTGAGTAATACTTGCAACATTTCTGTGTGGTCATTGCCATGACCATATGATCACATTTTCATGGATAAGGAACTACAACAGAAAGATGTTAGGTAGCTTGCCCAGGGTCAACTGGTGGTTAGTCCACACCAGGTGACCCCATTTTCTTGGTCACTACAATAGAATTGACTCTATGAGAATTTGGGATTATCTCTCAGAGGATCATTCAGTATGGCTCTTCCATTTACTGTTAAGCATAAATGTAtaagcttttaaatatatatattttttcagtacaggagtactataccactgagccatatcctcagccctttttattttttattttaagacagggtttcactgagttactgatgctgatctcaaacttgttatcctcctgcctcagcctccagagttgcatggattataggtgtgtaccactgcaccccaTAATGTGTGAGCTTTGGCAACTACTTAAGCCTAGGGTAAAACTAATATATCATGAACATGAAGGAGTCTGCTCAGGGCTGAACAACAGCTATGTCGTGTTCATATAAGCAGATGGTATACTGTGGGCCGGATTTAGATTTGTTTCATAAAACAATTTCAGATCTTCTTCAACATGCAATAGAATTGGTGCAGCAGGCTGCAGGGACCCAGTGAAGGGGATAGGGAGGGTTGGGGGGAAGGTGGCAAAGGACAGAACTGAACACACTGtgttcccagcccctcccctgccaAATTGAGTGCTTCTGTGATGATCTATTTCTCTTCTgggatttttatgtttattttattttatttggtatttttttaatgtttattatttgcttctagggattgaacccagaggtgctttgccactgagctatatactcagtccttttttattttttattttgagtcatggtcttgctaagttgcccaggctagccttgaatttgtgatcctcttgtctcagcttcctaagccactagaattataggcatgtaccactgtgctcagctatgTGTAAATTCTAATTAAGTAAGAATTTTCATGGCAAACAAGTTGAAATCACAATTCTGTACTGTCCCAGccacaaaaatttttaatctccaaattcattttttccttctaattatgAAATCATTATATGTTCATTAtgaaaaatttggggaaaaatacaaagaagaaattataagtCTGGTGATAACTACAATTTTGCATTTTGATGTTCAGACTTCTAGTCTTTTTTCCCTACATATTTATGCAAATGTTTGTACATGCAAACATATACTTCAGTGAAGTgggttttctaattttctttttcatttaataatgtgTATATGATTACCAtttctgaaactttatttttcagtgctggcaATTGCAACAAGGGTCTTGTGCAGACTAAACAAGTGCTCCTAAACCCCACTTTTAATAAATTCTTAGGCTAggcatagtga
Above is a genomic segment from Urocitellus parryii isolate mUroPar1 chromosome 8, mUroPar1.hap1, whole genome shotgun sequence containing:
- the Cd24 gene encoding signal transducer CD24, translating into MGRAMVARLGLGLLLLALLLPTQIYSNQTAVVTLSSNSSQSTSAAPNSTNATPSTGGSALQSTASLLVISLSLLHLYC